One segment of Halococcus salsus DNA contains the following:
- a CDS encoding long-chain-fatty-acid--CoA ligase, with protein sequence MTNLVTNVESAATAHPDATAIHYDGRDLSYREFWAQVGQFAAGLAEVGIEPGDRVGVYLPNLPQFVVSFHGALRAGAVVVPMNPQYKSREIGHLLDDSGAKLVVTLADLVPVVEEVREETEVETVVSLGEADGATSFEAFLVDEAPEVVDRADDDVACQPYTSGTTGQPKGVLLTHDNLASNARMATDLLPGGTKPDDRSLGVLPLFHIYGMTVTMNTSLFSGAAYYPLPSWDAQQALSLIESEDITIMQGVPAMYNDVVNQPNLDEFDCSSLRFVNAGGSSLPMEVLRRFEEEFGIELYEGYGLTETSPVTHFNSPDARRPGSIGQTLPGVKAKIVDREFEPVRKVDRGPVDEGETDLDEITGELVVSGPNVMKGYHDRPEANEAVFTEEGGKRWFHTGDVGYWDEDDFFYIVDREKHMIVTGGYNVYPREIEELLFEHPDVADAAVVGIPDERRGETVKAFVVPRPDSDVTEEEIKEYCLDSLAAYKHPREVEFVEELPRTTTGKVQKFELREREQGTGAAQ encoded by the coding sequence ATGACGAATCTCGTGACCAACGTCGAGTCCGCGGCGACGGCGCACCCGGACGCGACCGCGATCCACTACGACGGGCGGGACCTGAGCTACCGGGAGTTCTGGGCGCAGGTCGGGCAGTTCGCGGCGGGGCTCGCCGAGGTCGGGATCGAACCCGGCGACCGCGTCGGGGTCTACCTCCCGAACCTCCCGCAGTTCGTGGTGAGCTTCCACGGCGCGCTCCGGGCGGGGGCGGTCGTGGTCCCCATGAACCCGCAGTACAAATCTCGGGAGATCGGTCACCTGCTCGACGACAGCGGCGCGAAACTCGTCGTCACGCTCGCGGACCTCGTCCCGGTGGTCGAGGAAGTCCGCGAGGAGACCGAGGTCGAGACGGTCGTGAGCCTCGGCGAGGCCGACGGTGCGACGTCGTTCGAGGCGTTCCTCGTCGACGAGGCTCCCGAAGTGGTCGACCGTGCGGACGACGACGTGGCGTGTCAGCCCTACACCTCGGGGACCACGGGCCAGCCGAAGGGGGTGCTGTTGACCCACGACAACCTCGCCTCGAACGCGCGGATGGCGACCGACCTCCTGCCCGGCGGCACCAAGCCCGACGACCGCTCGCTCGGGGTGCTCCCGCTCTTTCACATCTATGGCATGACGGTGACGATGAACACCTCGCTGTTCTCGGGGGCCGCCTACTACCCGCTGCCGTCGTGGGACGCCCAGCAGGCGCTCTCGCTCATCGAGTCCGAGGACATCACCATCATGCAGGGCGTGCCGGCGATGTACAACGACGTCGTGAACCAGCCGAACCTCGACGAGTTCGACTGCTCGTCGCTCCGGTTCGTCAACGCGGGCGGGAGCAGCCTCCCGATGGAGGTGCTCCGGCGGTTCGAGGAGGAGTTCGGGATCGAACTCTACGAGGGCTACGGCCTCACCGAGACCTCGCCGGTGACCCACTTCAACAGCCCCGACGCGCGGCGGCCGGGGTCGATCGGGCAGACCCTACCGGGCGTGAAAGCGAAGATCGTCGACCGGGAGTTCGAGCCGGTCCGCAAGGTCGACCGCGGCCCGGTCGACGAGGGCGAGACCGACCTCGACGAGATAACCGGCGAACTCGTCGTCAGCGGCCCGAACGTAATGAAGGGCTATCACGACCGGCCCGAGGCGAACGAGGCGGTCTTCACCGAGGAAGGTGGGAAACGGTGGTTCCACACCGGCGACGTGGGCTACTGGGACGAGGACGATTTCTTCTACATCGTGGATAGGGAGAAACACATGATCGTCACCGGCGGGTACAACGTCTATCCCCGCGAGATCGAGGAGTTGCTGTTCGAACACCCCGACGTGGCCGACGCCGCCGTCGTGGGGATCCCGGACGAGCGGCGCGGAGAGACGGTGAAGGCGTTCGTTGTACCGCGACCCGATTCGGACGTGACCGAGGAGGAGATCAAGGAGTACTGCCTCGACAGCCTCGCGGCGTACAAGCATCCCCGCGAGGTCGAGTTCGTCGAGGAGCTCCCGCGGACGACGACCGGGAAGGTCCAAAAGTTCGAACTCCGTGAGCGCGAGCAGGGGACGGGGGCGGCACAGTGA
- a CDS encoding aminopeptidase: MDDRIEDHARVLVDWSARIEAGDDVVVSVAEGAHDLAVAVARALGERGANLVTVYGSAETSRAYLDGHDEAFDADPDHELALYENADAVLSLGGGRNTSAMADVPGDRLDAASKATTGIREARLDTDWVSTVHPTRSLAQQAGMSYEEYQEFVYDAVLRDWESLAEEMAGMKDRLDEGNEVRIVSDGTDLTMSVENRTAVNSTASVADDSHNLPSGEVFTAPHATEGEVTFDVPMTLRGRQVRDVWLRFEDGVVVDFDAGQNAEVVGEILDTDEGSRRLGELGIGMNRGIDRPTDSILFDEKMAGTVHLALGRAYDACLPDDEAGNESAVHIDLITDMSEGSRLEIDGSVVQRDGVFEWEDGFE; this comes from the coding sequence ATGGACGACCGGATCGAGGATCACGCGAGGGTGTTGGTCGACTGGAGCGCGCGGATCGAGGCGGGCGACGACGTCGTCGTGAGCGTTGCCGAGGGTGCACACGACCTCGCGGTCGCGGTGGCCCGCGCGCTGGGCGAGCGCGGTGCGAACCTCGTGACTGTCTACGGCTCCGCGGAGACGAGTCGGGCCTATCTCGACGGCCACGACGAGGCGTTCGACGCGGACCCCGACCACGAACTCGCGCTCTACGAGAACGCGGACGCCGTCCTCTCGCTCGGCGGCGGGCGGAACACCAGCGCGATGGCCGACGTGCCCGGCGACCGGCTCGACGCCGCCTCGAAGGCCACCACCGGGATCCGCGAGGCACGGCTGGACACCGACTGGGTCTCGACCGTGCACCCCACCCGATCGCTCGCCCAGCAGGCCGGCATGAGCTACGAAGAGTACCAGGAGTTCGTCTACGACGCCGTGCTCCGGGACTGGGAGTCGCTCGCCGAGGAGATGGCCGGGATGAAGGACCGCCTCGACGAGGGGAACGAAGTCCGGATCGTCTCCGACGGGACCGACCTCACGATGTCGGTCGAGAACCGAACCGCAGTGAACTCCACGGCGTCGGTCGCCGACGACTCACACAACCTCCCGAGCGGCGAGGTGTTCACCGCGCCCCACGCTACCGAGGGCGAGGTCACCTTCGACGTCCCGATGACCCTCCGGGGAAGACAGGTGCGCGACGTCTGGCTCCGGTTCGAGGACGGTGTGGTCGTCGACTTCGACGCGGGCCAGAACGCCGAGGTCGTCGGCGAGATACTCGACACCGACGAGGGATCCCGACGGCTCGGCGAGTTGGGGATCGGGATGAATCGCGGTATCGACCGCCCGACCGACAGCATCCTGTTCGACGAGAAGATGGCCGGCACGGTGCATCTCGCGCTCGGTCGGGCCTACGACGCCTGTCTCCCCGATGATGAGGCGGGCAACGAGAGCGCGGTCCACATCGACCTGATCACCGACATGAGCGAGGGATCACGTCTCGAGATCGACGGAAGCGTGGTCCAGCGCGACGGTGTCTTCGAGTGGGAGGACGGATTCGAGTAG
- a CDS encoding ferritin-like domain-containing protein, translating to MTSDDVIDLLRTAYNDEIETVMNYLTNATVLDGVAAEEVKASLRTDATEEELLHAERIGERLKELDAQPPASFEFEPHQENLQPPEDTADVLSVIDGVIEYEEAAIDTYRDLISAAREADDPVTEDLAVTLLSDEESHRTEFRSFRKGYKE from the coding sequence ATGACGAGCGACGACGTGATCGACCTGCTCCGGACGGCGTACAACGACGAGATAGAGACGGTGATGAACTACCTCACGAACGCGACGGTGCTCGACGGCGTCGCCGCCGAGGAGGTCAAGGCGAGCCTCCGGACCGACGCGACCGAGGAGGAGCTCCTCCACGCCGAGCGCATCGGCGAGCGACTGAAGGAGCTCGACGCCCAGCCGCCGGCCTCCTTCGAGTTCGAACCCCACCAGGAGAACCTCCAGCCGCCCGAGGACACCGCGGACGTGCTGTCAGTGATCGACGGCGTGATCGAGTACGAGGAGGCGGCGATCGACACCTATCGGGACCTCATCTCGGCCGCGCGCGAGGCCGACGACCCCGTGACCGAGGACCTCGCGGTGACGCTGCTCTCGGACGAGGAGTCCCACCGGACGGAGTTCCGGAGCTTCCGGAAGGGTTACAAGGAGTAA
- a CDS encoding M57 family metalloprotease → MSRAARVVVVVCLIASTGCVGFSGDSLPRPIAGFAGDPDNPYPSENLTVAVEANATDRDFAPLVREALDYWEANDERYLNYTVNATVVPNATDPDIRVSFAPALSTCGDVSHAAGCAPLITNPTQTADTVEISALDNLSDDSTVHVVEHELGHAFGLGHDDDPQSVMASRTTLRALPQPNATDRALAWDDPTLAVYLVNTTPATREQIRHALAYYDRGADGTVPENVSFRSTRNLSEADVVIRFASDAACVSRQESCGSVFGTDSDGDGALERYERVDITLTDLETDVVGWHVARWLGLGFGVENESAYPPALAVTTTHDHRAGEWWR, encoded by the coding sequence ATGAGTAGGGCGGCGCGTGTCGTGGTCGTAGTCTGTCTCATCGCTTCGACCGGGTGTGTGGGGTTCTCCGGGGACTCGTTGCCGAGACCAATCGCGGGCTTCGCCGGGGACCCCGACAACCCCTACCCGAGCGAGAACCTCACCGTGGCGGTCGAGGCCAACGCCACCGACCGCGACTTCGCGCCGCTCGTCCGCGAAGCGCTCGATTACTGGGAGGCCAACGACGAACGCTACCTCAACTACACGGTGAACGCCACGGTCGTCCCGAACGCGACCGACCCCGACATCCGGGTCTCGTTCGCCCCCGCGCTCTCGACGTGTGGCGACGTCAGCCACGCCGCCGGCTGTGCACCGCTGATAACCAACCCGACCCAGACCGCCGACACGGTCGAGATCAGTGCGCTCGACAACCTCTCCGACGATTCGACCGTCCACGTCGTCGAACACGAACTCGGCCACGCCTTCGGGCTCGGCCACGACGACGACCCACAGTCCGTGATGGCATCCCGCACGACCCTCCGGGCGCTCCCCCAGCCGAACGCGACCGACCGGGCGCTGGCGTGGGACGACCCCACGCTCGCGGTCTACCTCGTGAACACGACGCCGGCGACCCGCGAGCAGATCCGCCACGCGCTCGCGTACTACGACCGCGGCGCGGACGGGACGGTCCCCGAGAACGTCTCCTTCCGTTCGACCCGAAACCTCAGCGAAGCCGACGTCGTGATACGCTTCGCGTCGGACGCGGCGTGTGTCTCCCGACAGGAGTCGTGCGGCTCGGTCTTCGGGACGGACTCCGACGGCGACGGCGCGCTCGAACGCTACGAGCGGGTCGACATCACCCTCACCGACCTCGAGACCGACGTCGTCGGGTGGCACGTCGCCCGGTGGCTGGGGCTCGGCTTCGGTGTCGAGAACGAGTCCGCCTACCCGCCGGCGCTCGCGGTCACGACCACCCACGACCACCGGGCGGGCGAGTGGTGGCGATAG
- the sod gene encoding superoxide dismutase, with the protein MPEHSHPELPPLPYDYDALEPHISEQVLEWHHDTHHQGYVNGLESAEETLAENRESGDHSSTGGALNNVTHNGSGHYLHTMFWENMSPNGGGEPDGDLADRIAEDFGSYEGWKGEFEAAASAASGWALLVYDPVAEQLRNVAVDKHDDGALWGSHPVLALDVWEHSYYYDYGPDRGSFIDAFFEVVDWDAAADNYAKTVSNHE; encoded by the coding sequence ATGCCTGAACACTCTCATCCGGAGCTGCCACCGCTCCCCTACGACTACGACGCGCTCGAACCCCACATCTCCGAACAGGTGCTCGAATGGCATCACGACACCCACCATCAGGGCTACGTGAACGGCCTCGAGAGCGCCGAGGAGACCCTCGCGGAGAACCGCGAGTCCGGCGACCACTCCTCGACGGGTGGTGCGCTCAACAACGTGACCCACAACGGCTCGGGGCACTATCTCCACACGATGTTCTGGGAGAACATGAGCCCGAACGGCGGCGGCGAACCCGACGGTGACCTCGCCGACCGCATCGCGGAGGACTTCGGTTCCTACGAGGGCTGGAAGGGCGAGTTCGAGGCCGCCGCGTCCGCGGCCTCGGGCTGGGCGCTGCTGGTCTACGACCCGGTGGCCGAGCAGCTCCGCAACGTGGCCGTCGACAAGCACGACGACGGTGCACTCTGGGGCTCCCATCCGGTACTCGCGCTCGACGTCTGGGAACACTCGTACTACTACGACTACGGTCCCGACCGCGGCAGCTTCATCGACGCCTTCTTCGAGGTCGTCGACTGGGACGCCGCCGCCGACAACTACGCGAAGACCGTCTCGAACCACGAGTAA
- a CDS encoding DUF4166 domain-containing protein, producing MTGVYEHALGAAADDLHPKVRERYAVDADDDTIGLGRGRMDITRGTHVLPALYPMTALNLLFPEAGHDVPFTVRTAGFREGGHEALATVREFEFGDERRRFDSLTVWDSERDRLFDFLGTGGHLVSELQPRVEAGVLVVESGAQWLRLGGRYRRIPDPLAASVEVRDRYDETGERYHVDATIENPLAGHILSYRGTFTQESEPASTVTDDLRPTSGLDRLPPG from the coding sequence ATGACCGGGGTGTACGAACACGCGCTCGGCGCGGCGGCCGACGACCTCCATCCGAAGGTTCGGGAGCGGTACGCGGTCGACGCCGACGACGATACGATCGGGCTCGGGCGCGGTCGGATGGACATCACGCGCGGGACCCACGTGCTCCCCGCGCTCTACCCGATGACGGCGCTGAACCTCCTCTTCCCCGAGGCGGGCCACGACGTTCCGTTCACGGTTCGAACCGCGGGCTTTCGGGAAGGGGGACACGAGGCGCTCGCGACGGTCCGTGAGTTCGAGTTCGGGGACGAGCGCCGACGGTTCGACTCCCTCACCGTCTGGGACAGCGAGCGGGACCGGTTGTTCGACTTCCTCGGTACCGGCGGGCATCTCGTGAGCGAACTCCAGCCGCGCGTGGAGGCGGGCGTGCTCGTCGTCGAGTCGGGTGCCCAGTGGCTCCGGCTGGGTGGCCGGTACCGCCGGATTCCCGACCCGCTCGCCGCGAGCGTCGAGGTCCGCGACCGCTACGACGAGACCGGCGAACGTTATCACGTCGACGCGACCATCGAGAACCCGCTCGCGGGCCACATCCTGAGCTATCGCGGGACGTTCACCCAGGAGAGCGAACCCGCTTCGACGGTCACCGACGACCTGCGGCCGACCAGCGGGCTCGACCGCCTGCCGCCGGGATGA
- a CDS encoding YndJ family protein — MTDVGTERSSVGWLPSEFGRTDVSAVVGGTAWVLAVAVADLDAIQRAVSLAVLVVVPLGMGMAATPAFEGAARRWYTAAVLGQPVAGLLVLASFLLPSGGLGPALAAVPWVAVTGALGVTAITRVRDRGLWPLSETLIDAGFAYAIVGAGALVLHHLGITLWFDPVIVFLTAIHFHFAGFMLPVLTGLAGRALGDRVGLGPGFRSLAAVVLLGPAFIAVGISFSPVVEVLAVGGFTVAVGALGGYIVLRVAPGRPPAQRVLVSVSALALPVSMVLALGYGVSTFAGFGLRIPIGTMVSLHGSLNAYWFALVGAVGWRLAVPRAARVE, encoded by the coding sequence ATGACCGACGTCGGGACCGAGCGGTCGTCGGTGGGGTGGCTGCCGAGCGAGTTCGGACGCACCGACGTGAGCGCGGTCGTCGGCGGGACGGCGTGGGTGCTGGCGGTGGCGGTCGCGGACCTCGACGCGATCCAGCGGGCGGTCTCGCTCGCGGTGCTCGTGGTCGTCCCGCTCGGGATGGGGATGGCAGCCACGCCGGCCTTCGAGGGGGCCGCGCGTCGGTGGTACACCGCCGCCGTGCTCGGCCAGCCGGTCGCCGGACTACTGGTGCTCGCGTCGTTCCTCCTGCCCTCGGGTGGACTTGGGCCGGCGCTCGCCGCGGTGCCGTGGGTCGCGGTGACGGGGGCGCTCGGGGTCACCGCTATCACACGGGTTCGGGATCGGGGGCTGTGGCCGCTCTCGGAGACCCTGATCGACGCGGGGTTCGCCTACGCCATCGTCGGTGCGGGAGCGCTCGTGCTCCACCACCTCGGGATCACCCTCTGGTTCGACCCGGTGATCGTCTTCCTGACGGCGATCCACTTCCACTTCGCGGGGTTCATGCTTCCGGTGTTGACCGGGCTCGCGGGCCGGGCGCTCGGCGACCGCGTGGGGTTGGGGCCGGGGTTTCGGAGCCTGGCGGCGGTCGTCCTCCTCGGTCCGGCGTTCATCGCGGTCGGGATCTCCTTTTCGCCCGTCGTCGAAGTCCTCGCCGTCGGCGGCTTCACCGTCGCCGTGGGAGCCCTCGGGGGGTACATCGTCCTCCGGGTTGCGCCCGGTCGGCCGCCGGCGCAGCGGGTGCTGGTCTCGGTCTCCGCGCTCGCGCTCCCGGTCTCGATGGTGCTCGCGCTCGGCTACGGGGTCTCGACGTTCGCCGGGTTCGGTCTACGGATCCCGATCGGAACGATGGTCTCGCTCCACGGGTCGCTCAACGCCTACTGGTTCGCGCTGGTCGGGGCGGTCGGGTGGCGACTCGCGGTGCCACGCGCCGCTCGGGTGGAGTGA
- a CDS encoding transposase — MNTNAAVVVALLVLAGGVVGMTSQAQPTGTTTQRDVDGGTFDDVSTFMQRGVVATNGSVDAGMWLAAFETANNLSRKQTLVQHRAATLDERLDRLETRAERFPPENATSLALRSHRVRLVAEREALRNAVSEAKTTAASEGVNATTFDDLDGRIENLTIPAPGSNASAATDTTSANVTAPNGSAATADDVRFAGVTHRSGTTYSGP; from the coding sequence GTGAACACGAACGCCGCGGTCGTCGTCGCCCTCCTCGTACTGGCTGGTGGGGTCGTGGGCATGACCTCACAGGCGCAGCCGACCGGGACCACCACCCAGCGCGACGTCGACGGGGGGACATTCGACGACGTCTCGACGTTCATGCAGCGCGGCGTCGTCGCGACCAACGGCTCCGTCGACGCCGGGATGTGGCTCGCGGCGTTCGAGACGGCCAACAACCTCTCCCGGAAGCAGACGCTCGTCCAGCACCGTGCCGCGACCCTCGACGAACGGCTCGACCGACTCGAAACCCGGGCCGAGCGGTTTCCGCCCGAGAACGCGACGTCGCTCGCCCTCCGGAGCCACCGGGTTCGGCTGGTCGCCGAACGCGAGGCGCTCCGGAACGCGGTGAGCGAGGCCAAGACCACCGCGGCGAGCGAGGGCGTGAACGCGACGACGTTCGACGACCTCGACGGCCGGATCGAGAACCTGACGATACCGGCCCCCGGTTCGAACGCCAGCGCCGCCACCGACACCACCAGCGCGAACGTCACCGCCCCGAACGGTTCGGCCGCGACCGCCGACGACGTCCGGTTCGCGGGGGTCACCCACCGGTCGGGAACGACCTACAGCGGTCCGTAG
- a CDS encoding DUF5802 family protein yields the protein MFERFSRAYYVGRLSIEPTPDEGSGAFIQRTTHERLNRELYTTEEGVERTDLPLVMKLETSHFAVHGDDGVPRDTLWLPESVIAGSRVEAPPTLREVFLAKADRAAQLLRVAGRAV from the coding sequence ATGTTCGAACGGTTCTCGCGCGCCTACTACGTCGGCCGGCTCTCCATCGAACCGACCCCGGACGAGGGGTCGGGTGCGTTCATCCAGCGCACCACCCACGAACGGCTCAACCGCGAACTCTACACGACCGAGGAGGGGGTCGAGCGGACCGACCTCCCGCTGGTGATGAAACTCGAGACCAGCCACTTCGCGGTCCACGGCGACGACGGGGTGCCGCGCGACACCCTCTGGCTCCCCGAGTCGGTGATCGCGGGGTCGCGGGTGGAGGCCCCGCCGACGCTTCGGGAGGTGTTCCTCGCGAAGGCCGACCGTGCGGCACAGCTCCTCCGGGTCGCGGGGCGCGCGGTCTGA
- the thrS gene encoding threonine--tRNA ligase, with translation MSDVVVTLPDGSELDVERGSTVEDVAYEIGPGLGRDTVAGVVDGDLVDKAQPLLSDVEIEIVTDQSDEYLDVLRHSAAHVFAQALTRLYPEAKLTIGPWTDEGFYYDIANVDLDEEDLEAIEDEAESIIEADLAIERTEWSREEAFDAYDDNPFKREILDTEVAGEDPVSVYEQGDFYDLCRGPHVDSTGEIGGFALLEISAAYWRGDEDNETLTRVYGTAFESEGELDDYLERRAEAAERDHRKIGREMDLFSISETAGPGLPLYHPNGKRVLDSLSEYARSLNLDAGYEPVETPHLFRTELWKQSGHYDNYVDDMFLLDVDDEEYGLKPMNCPGHAMIFEDQSWSYRDLPVRYFEDGTVYRKEQRGELSGLSRTWSFTIDDGHLFVRPDQIAAEIETIMETIFEVMEVVDLDAELALATRPEKSVGSDELWNQAESQLRDVLDEGGYDYEVEEGDGAFYGPKIDFSFGDALGRVWDGPTVQLDFNMPERLDLQYTGEDNETHRPVMIHRALYGSYGRFFMVLIEHFNGNFPLWLAPEQVRILPVSDDNIEYAESVADELDGFRTSVETRSWTVGRKIRAGHDDRLPYMLIVGGTEEEAGTVSVRDREEREQDGVSIEDFRAHLEAERDEKRTTPDFLD, from the coding sequence ATGAGCGATGTCGTCGTGACGCTGCCGGACGGTTCCGAACTGGACGTCGAGCGGGGCTCGACGGTCGAGGACGTGGCCTACGAGATCGGCCCCGGGCTCGGTCGGGACACCGTGGCGGGCGTCGTCGATGGAGATCTGGTCGACAAGGCCCAGCCACTCCTGTCGGACGTCGAGATCGAGATCGTGACCGACCAGTCCGACGAGTACCTCGACGTGCTCAGGCACTCCGCGGCCCACGTCTTCGCCCAGGCGCTCACTCGACTCTACCCCGAGGCGAAACTCACCATCGGCCCGTGGACCGACGAGGGGTTCTACTACGACATCGCGAACGTCGACCTCGACGAAGAGGACTTGGAGGCGATCGAGGACGAGGCCGAGTCGATCATCGAGGCGGACCTCGCGATCGAACGAACCGAGTGGTCGCGCGAGGAGGCCTTCGACGCCTACGACGACAACCCGTTCAAACGCGAGATCCTCGATACGGAGGTCGCGGGCGAGGACCCAGTGAGCGTCTACGAACAGGGTGACTTCTACGACCTCTGTCGCGGTCCGCACGTCGACTCGACGGGCGAGATCGGCGGGTTCGCGCTGCTCGAGATCTCGGCGGCCTACTGGCGTGGCGACGAGGACAACGAGACGCTGACCAGGGTCTACGGTACGGCCTTCGAGTCCGAGGGCGAACTCGACGACTACCTCGAACGGCGTGCGGAGGCCGCCGAACGCGACCACCGGAAGATCGGTCGGGAGATGGATCTCTTCTCGATCTCCGAGACCGCGGGACCCGGTCTGCCGCTCTACCACCCGAACGGGAAGCGGGTCCTGGATTCGCTCTCCGAGTACGCGCGCTCGCTCAACCTCGATGCGGGCTACGAGCCGGTCGAGACCCCACACCTCTTCCGGACCGAACTCTGGAAGCAGTCGGGCCACTACGACAACTACGTCGACGACATGTTCCTCCTCGACGTCGACGACGAGGAGTACGGTCTGAAGCCGATGAACTGTCCCGGTCACGCGATGATCTTCGAGGATCAATCGTGGAGCTACCGCGACCTCCCGGTTCGGTACTTCGAGGACGGCACCGTCTACCGGAAGGAGCAACGCGGCGAGCTCTCGGGGCTCTCGCGAACCTGGTCGTTCACCATCGACGACGGCCACCTGTTCGTTCGTCCGGACCAGATCGCCGCCGAGATAGAGACGATCATGGAGACCATCTTCGAGGTGATGGAGGTCGTGGACCTCGACGCCGAACTCGCGCTGGCGACGCGCCCGGAGAAGTCCGTCGGCAGTGACGAGCTCTGGAACCAGGCCGAATCTCAGCTCAGGGACGTCCTCGACGAGGGGGGCTACGACTACGAGGTCGAGGAGGGCGACGGTGCGTTCTACGGCCCGAAGATCGACTTCTCGTTCGGCGACGCGCTCGGGCGGGTCTGGGACGGCCCCACCGTCCAGCTGGACTTCAATATGCCCGAGCGGCTCGACCTGCAGTACACCGGCGAGGACAACGAAACCCACCGACCGGTGATGATCCACCGCGCGCTCTACGGCAGCTACGGGCGCTTCTTCATGGTGCTCATCGAGCACTTCAACGGCAACTTCCCGCTCTGGCTCGCGCCCGAACAGGTCCGGATCCTCCCTGTGAGCGACGACAACATCGAGTACGCCGAGTCGGTCGCCGACGAACTCGATGGCTTCCGAACCTCGGTCGAGACCCGGTCGTGGACGGTCGGCCGGAAGATCCGGGCGGGCCACGACGACCGGCTCCCCTACATGCTCATCGTCGGGGGCACCGAGGAGGAGGCCGGGACGGTCTCGGTCCGCGACCGCGAGGAGCGCGAGCAGGACGGTGTCTCGATAGAGGACTTCCGCGCACACCTCGAAGCCGAGCGCGACGAGAAACGGACGACCCCCGACTTCCTCGACTGA
- a CDS encoding cryptochrome/photolyase family protein → MRLHWHRRDLRVADNRALAAAAESEVLPVFVFDPTVLDHAGPARVAFLLDSLGALREDYRKRGGDLVVARGDPAEELPRLADEHGAEAVFWNHDYTGLARERDQRVANALDDAAIDHEAFHDAVHHEPGAITTNDGDPYAVFSYFGKKWLDREKESSYPAPDGDALRAVDGDSDDLPTLDDLGFDEPDASLPEAGTEAARDRLDSFCEAAIGEYETEREYPARAGTSRLSQDLKYGTIGIREVSERVAEAAEQADSDDARESIETYREELAWREFYTQVLQYNPEVVTENYSSYENPIEWRESDDDLDAWKAGETGYPIVDAGMRQLREEAYMHNRVRMIVAAFLTKDLMLDWRAGYDHFRELLVDHDTANDNGGWQWAASTGTDAQPYFRVFNPMTQGERYDPDAEYIKKHVPELDDVDPDDIHSWHELGEDERGELAPDYPDPICDHSERREEAIAMFERARGDDE, encoded by the coding sequence ATGCGACTCCACTGGCACCGCCGTGACCTCCGGGTGGCGGACAACCGTGCGCTCGCGGCGGCCGCCGAAAGCGAGGTCCTCCCGGTGTTCGTCTTCGACCCGACCGTCCTCGACCACGCGGGTCCGGCTCGGGTCGCGTTCCTCCTCGACTCGCTCGGCGCGCTCCGCGAGGACTACCGCAAGCGTGGCGGCGACCTCGTCGTTGCACGGGGCGACCCGGCCGAGGAGCTCCCGCGGCTCGCCGACGAGCACGGGGCCGAGGCGGTGTTCTGGAACCACGATTACACGGGGCTCGCCCGCGAGCGCGACCAGCGGGTCGCGAACGCGCTCGACGACGCCGCCATCGACCACGAGGCGTTCCACGACGCAGTCCACCACGAGCCCGGGGCCATCACGACCAACGACGGCGACCCGTATGCAGTGTTCTCCTACTTCGGGAAGAAGTGGCTCGACCGCGAGAAGGAGTCGTCGTATCCCGCGCCGGACGGGGACGCCCTCCGGGCCGTCGACGGCGATAGCGACGACCTCCCGACGCTCGACGACTTGGGGTTCGACGAACCCGACGCGAGCCTCCCGGAAGCCGGGACCGAGGCGGCGCGGGACCGACTGGATTCGTTCTGCGAGGCGGCGATCGGGGAGTACGAGACCGAGCGCGAGTACCCCGCCCGCGCGGGCACCTCGCGGCTCTCCCAGGACCTGAAGTACGGGACCATCGGGATCCGGGAGGTCTCCGAACGGGTCGCCGAGGCCGCCGAGCAGGCCGACAGCGACGACGCGCGCGAGTCGATCGAGACCTACCGCGAGGAGCTCGCGTGGCGGGAGTTCTACACCCAGGTGCTCCAGTACAACCCGGAGGTCGTCACGGAGAACTACAGCTCCTACGAGAACCCGATCGAGTGGCGCGAGAGCGACGACGACCTCGACGCGTGGAAGGCGGGCGAGACGGGTTATCCCATCGTGGACGCCGGCATGCGCCAGTTACGCGAGGAGGCGTACATGCACAACCGCGTGCGGATGATCGTCGCCGCCTTCCTCACGAAGGACCTGATGCTCGACTGGCGCGCGGGCTACGACCACTTCCGGGAGCTGCTCGTCGACCACGACACCGCCAACGACAACGGCGGCTGGCAGTGGGCAGCCTCCACCGGGACCGACGCCCAGCCCTACTTCCGGGTGTTCAACCCGATGACCCAGGGCGAGCGCTACGACCCCGACGCCGAGTACATCAAAAAACATGTCCCGGAACTCGACGATGTGGACCCCGACGACATCCACTCGTGGCACGAGCTCGGCGAGGACGAGCGTGGGGAGCTAGCTCCCGACTATCCCGACCCGATCTGTGACCACAGCGAGCGCCGCGAGGAAGCTATCGCGATGTTCGAACGCGCACGCGGCGATGACGAGTGA